One region of Armigeres subalbatus isolate Guangzhou_Male chromosome 3, GZ_Asu_2, whole genome shotgun sequence genomic DNA includes:
- the LOC134226033 gene encoding oocyte zinc finger protein XlCOF28-like isoform X2 — protein MDLYRLRDRFEHLCRFCLSEDDCVPIFTENLQLNDHLATLLDILLAKIDDNDGYPNNICAKCVHCIDQFVQFEAECEKSYEILGNVRNLQNERNIVSPINNEQAQNDNIVIGNEEDHVDEKPTEDEEQSNIESDEALVERLDDEQSVIGEEQIEFEVLDIDHISEDEQESSNKSTPGRLTVEQQQMLDKAMQVPTSGFIKRGNRSVPLVECIYCKNTYRGRNTLKKHLRIHLNIKGNQCAYCPKTFTDRSSLRIHEGRHTGRSFKCHICDKQYYSQNELRQHLTMQHLERKHTCETCQKKFPSKTILNDHYRVHTMERPFVCRHCGTGFKRNRNLVRHELLHDKTKTETDSWQMPCMVCADQFDDPNGLLEHLRTEHADRFHSFRSGSFECPQCDVDAFDDIEECLKHRQMHYDAYKSPVSANKRKQYNRQGKDTYFCCGECKKKFKSRIVAMKHMSTHDGTELFQCEENGCRFLFRKASTMNLHQIELHGSNSGKTR, from the exons ATGGATTTGTATCGTTTGCGTGATAGATTTGAGCACCTTTGCCGGTTCTGCTTGTCGGAGGACGACTGTGTGCCGATATTCACCGAAAATCTTCAACTGAACGATCACCTCGCAACCTTGCTGGATATTCTACTGgccaaaatagatgataatgatGGCTATCCTAACAATATATGTGCCAAATGTGTCCACTGCATTGATCAATTTGTACAATTTGAAGCAGAATGTGAAAAATCGTACGAAATCTTGGGCAATGTGCGCAATTTACAGAACGAGAGGAATATCG TCAGTCCAATTAATAATGAACAAGCTCAAAATGATAACATTGTTATCGGAAACGAAGAGGATCATGTCGATGAAAAACCCACGGAAGATGAAGAACAGAGCAACATAGAAAGTGATGAGGCATTAGTTGAACGTTTGGACGATGAACAAAGTGTTATAGGGGAGGAACAAATCGAATTCGAAGTTTTAGATATTGATCATATCTCAGAAGACGAACAAGAAAGCTCTAACAAAAGCACTCCCGGTCGTTTGACCGTAGAACAACAGCAAATGCTAGATAAAGCAATGCAAGTCCCGACGTCCGGATTTATAAAACGAGGGAATCGGTCCGTTCCTTTAGTTGAATGCATATACTGCAAGAATACTTATCGTGGCCGCAACACACTGAAAAAGCATCTACGAATTCACCTAAACATTAAGGGTAATCAATGTGCTTATTGTCCGAAAACGTTCACCGATCGGAGCTCCCTCAGAATTCACGAAGGTCGACATACGGGGAGATCTTTCAAATGCCATATTTGCGATAAACAGTACTACAGTCAGAACGAGCTACGACAGCATTTAACAATGCAACACTTAGAAAGGAAGCACACCTGTGAAACTTGCCAAAAGAAGTTCCCTTCCAAAACCATACTCAACGATCACTATCGAGTCCATACCATGGAGAGGCCCTTCGTCTGCAGACATTGTGGGACGGGTTTCAAGCGCAATCGCAATCTCGTTCGCCATGAGTTGCTACACGACAAAACGAAAACAGAAACGGACAGTTGGCAGATGCCCTGTATGGTTTGTGCTGACCAGTTCGATGATCCCAATGGATTGCTTGAGCATTTGAGAACCGAACATGCCGATAGGTTCCATTCTTTTCGAAGTGGGTCCTTTGAATGTCCTCAATGCGACGTGGATGCGTTTGATGATATCGAGGAGTGTTTAAAACATCGACAGATGCATTATGATGCTTATAAATCACCTGTTTCAGCTAACAAGCGCAAGCAGTACAACCGTCAGGGAAAAGATACTTACTTTTGCTGTGgtgaatgtaaaaaaaagttcaaatccaG AATCGTAGCCATGAAGCATATGTCGACTCATGATGGAACGGAGCTTTTTCAGTGTGAAGAAAATGGCTGTAGATTTCTGTTTAGGAAGGCTTCTACTATGAATTTGCACCAGATAGAATTGCATGGAAGTAACAGTGGAAAGACGC
- the LOC134226033 gene encoding oocyte zinc finger protein XlCOF28-like isoform X1, with product MDLYRLRDRFEHLCRFCLSEDDCVPIFTENLQLNDHLATLLDILLAKIDDNDGYPNNICAKCVHCIDQFVQFEAECEKSYEILGNVRNLQNERNIVSPINNEQAQNDNIVIGNEEDHVDEKPTEDEEQSNIESDEALVERLDDEQSVIGEEQIEFEVLDIDHISEDEQESSNKSTPGRLTVEQQQMLDKAMQVPTSGFIKRGNRSVPLVECIYCKNTYRGRNTLKKHLRIHLNIKGNQCAYCPKTFTDRSSLRIHEGRHTGRSFKCHICDKQYYSQNELRQHLTMQHLERKHTCETCQKKFPSKTILNDHYRVHTMERPFVCRHCGTGFKRNRNLVRHELLHDKTKTETDSWQMPCMVCADQFDDPNGLLEHLRTEHADRFHSFRSGSFECPQCDVDAFDDIEECLKHRQMHYDAYKSPVSANKRKQYNRQGKDTYFCCGECKKKFKSRIVAMKHMSTHDGTELFQCEENGCRFLFRKASTMNLHQIELHGSNSGKTQS from the exons ATGGATTTGTATCGTTTGCGTGATAGATTTGAGCACCTTTGCCGGTTCTGCTTGTCGGAGGACGACTGTGTGCCGATATTCACCGAAAATCTTCAACTGAACGATCACCTCGCAACCTTGCTGGATATTCTACTGgccaaaatagatgataatgatGGCTATCCTAACAATATATGTGCCAAATGTGTCCACTGCATTGATCAATTTGTACAATTTGAAGCAGAATGTGAAAAATCGTACGAAATCTTGGGCAATGTGCGCAATTTACAGAACGAGAGGAATATCG TCAGTCCAATTAATAATGAACAAGCTCAAAATGATAACATTGTTATCGGAAACGAAGAGGATCATGTCGATGAAAAACCCACGGAAGATGAAGAACAGAGCAACATAGAAAGTGATGAGGCATTAGTTGAACGTTTGGACGATGAACAAAGTGTTATAGGGGAGGAACAAATCGAATTCGAAGTTTTAGATATTGATCATATCTCAGAAGACGAACAAGAAAGCTCTAACAAAAGCACTCCCGGTCGTTTGACCGTAGAACAACAGCAAATGCTAGATAAAGCAATGCAAGTCCCGACGTCCGGATTTATAAAACGAGGGAATCGGTCCGTTCCTTTAGTTGAATGCATATACTGCAAGAATACTTATCGTGGCCGCAACACACTGAAAAAGCATCTACGAATTCACCTAAACATTAAGGGTAATCAATGTGCTTATTGTCCGAAAACGTTCACCGATCGGAGCTCCCTCAGAATTCACGAAGGTCGACATACGGGGAGATCTTTCAAATGCCATATTTGCGATAAACAGTACTACAGTCAGAACGAGCTACGACAGCATTTAACAATGCAACACTTAGAAAGGAAGCACACCTGTGAAACTTGCCAAAAGAAGTTCCCTTCCAAAACCATACTCAACGATCACTATCGAGTCCATACCATGGAGAGGCCCTTCGTCTGCAGACATTGTGGGACGGGTTTCAAGCGCAATCGCAATCTCGTTCGCCATGAGTTGCTACACGACAAAACGAAAACAGAAACGGACAGTTGGCAGATGCCCTGTATGGTTTGTGCTGACCAGTTCGATGATCCCAATGGATTGCTTGAGCATTTGAGAACCGAACATGCCGATAGGTTCCATTCTTTTCGAAGTGGGTCCTTTGAATGTCCTCAATGCGACGTGGATGCGTTTGATGATATCGAGGAGTGTTTAAAACATCGACAGATGCATTATGATGCTTATAAATCACCTGTTTCAGCTAACAAGCGCAAGCAGTACAACCGTCAGGGAAAAGATACTTACTTTTGCTGTGgtgaatgtaaaaaaaagttcaaatccaG AATCGTAGCCATGAAGCATATGTCGACTCATGATGGAACGGAGCTTTTTCAGTGTGAAGAAAATGGCTGTAGATTTCTGTTTAGGAAGGCTTCTACTATGAATTTGCACCAGATAGAATTGCATGGAAGTAACAGTGGAAAGACGC
- the LOC134226022 gene encoding uncharacterized protein LOC134226022: MGTKHVTRLDVEMKLEVNTEESCSRMLQTIIQVLLFQRSQIPFCYEVFKTIVNKLKVDMTAEDPLKWANYQLEKQRDLAIEMLHNIQILFKKLTEIVRHSEHDIQAMLLFGSTLYTVKEAFIINIPIVDRKHYPQNHRQGLDAAMKLLTRQIILSEDLRPSGRLVGPTNIFMVLGMPLLHETEGLSRNCEYNLIEDYQLPINCLKYLINVNIRREGCEGLACCKQMDVFNDSLQCLKIDDSGNNCGEILKTAGDLTKRDTMWYQIGKAFKGYNDVTIKGKSIWNAGL, from the exons ATGGGAACTAAGCATGTAACAAGGCTCGATGTGGAGATGAAACTAGAAGTTAACACCGAAGAATCATGTTCAAGAATGTTGCAAACGATCATTCAAGTGCTATTGTTCCAGCGTAGTCAAATTCCTTTCTGCTATGAAGTTTTCAAAACTATTGTGAACAAGCTCAAAGTGGATATGACCGCAGAAGATCCGCTCAAATGGGCAAACTACCAACTGGAGAAACAGCGAGATTTAGCGATTGAAATGCTGCATAATATACAAATTCTTTTCAAG aaactaaCAGAAATTGTGCGACATAGTGAACATGACATCCAAGCTATGCTATTATTTGGTTCCACTCTTTATACAGTAAAGGAAGCATTTATAATTAATATTCCGATAGTTGATAGAAAGCACTACCCTCAAAATCACCGACAAGGATTGGACGCCGCCATGAAACTGCTGACAAGGCAAATTATTCTATCCGAAGATCTCCGACCTTCGGGTCGCCTAGTAGGACCAACAAACATATTTATGGTGTTAGGAATGCCTTTATTGCACGAAACGGAGGGTCTTTCGCGGAATTGTGAATATAACTTGATCGAAGACTATCAACTACCGATAAATTGCCTCAAATACTTGATAAACGTAAACATTCGAAGAGAAGGTTGCGAAGGACTGGCATGTTGTAAGCAAATGGACGTTTTTAACGATTCTTTACAATGTTTAAAGATTGACGATTCTGGAAATAACTGTGGTGAAATCCTGAAAACTGCAGGTGATTTGACAAAAAGAGACACGATGTGGTACCAGATAGGAAAAGCCTTCAAAGGCTATAACGACGTTACGATTAAAGGAAAATCAATTTGGAATGCAGGATTGTAA